One stretch of Pseudomonas fragi DNA includes these proteins:
- a CDS encoding ABC transporter permease — protein sequence MLSAAQPARFTPTRKKPSIWLLLPVLLLVGLSLLPLLYVGTKAWQAGWSEALHLLWRPYVFGLMRNTLLLMVGVTVTCALVGLSLAWLLERSNLPGRRLWGVILCLPFAVPAFVSSFTWVSLSASFEGLGGAILVMSLSKYPLIFLPVAATLRNLDPALEESARTLGQNRWGVFFNITLPLLWPSLLAGSLLIALHMLVEFGALSIIGLQTFTTAIYQQFELEFSNANAAMLSAVLLVMCLSLLWLELKVRGKGRHIRIGQGAARHAEQVRLGKWSVAGQLYCLALAVIGSGIPLGMLVYWLIKGSSAAFPLAEIGEALFSSLSLALGGAALCLVLAVPVGLLVVRYKGPLAIWAERLPYLLHALPGLVIALALVYFALHFVPALYQTSALLLIAYALLFLPLAQAPIRTALNKAAPQLEEAARTLGATSFSAFCRVTLPIIFPALGAAFALVFLDAMKELTATLLLSPTGLNTLATQVWSHTSNIEFAAAAPYAALLILVSGLPVYLLTTRMYLSR from the coding sequence ATGCTGTCAGCCGCTCAACCTGCACGCTTTACCCCCACCCGCAAAAAGCCGTCGATCTGGCTGCTGCTGCCCGTTCTGCTACTGGTGGGCCTGAGCCTGCTGCCGCTGCTGTATGTCGGCACCAAGGCCTGGCAGGCCGGGTGGTCTGAAGCGCTGCACCTGTTGTGGCGGCCCTATGTCTTTGGCCTGATGCGCAACACCCTGTTGCTGATGGTCGGTGTTACCGTGACCTGCGCCCTGGTGGGGCTGAGCCTGGCCTGGCTGCTGGAACGCAGCAACCTGCCAGGACGGCGCCTGTGGGGGGTGATCCTGTGCCTGCCATTTGCCGTGCCGGCGTTTGTCAGCAGCTTTACCTGGGTCTCGCTCAGCGCCAGCTTTGAAGGCCTGGGCGGGGCGATCCTGGTGATGAGCCTGTCCAAATACCCGCTGATTTTTTTGCCGGTTGCCGCCACCCTGCGCAACCTCGACCCGGCCCTGGAAGAGTCCGCCCGCACGCTGGGGCAGAACCGCTGGGGGGTGTTTTTCAACATCACCCTGCCACTGCTCTGGCCTTCGCTGCTGGCCGGTTCGCTGCTGATCGCCCTGCATATGCTGGTGGAGTTCGGGGCGCTATCGATCATCGGCCTGCAAACCTTCACCACGGCCATTTACCAACAGTTCGAGCTGGAGTTCAGCAATGCCAATGCGGCAATGCTGTCTGCGGTGCTGCTGGTGATGTGCCTGAGCCTGTTGTGGCTGGAACTCAAGGTACGCGGCAAAGGCCGGCATATTCGTATTGGCCAGGGTGCTGCGCGCCACGCCGAACAAGTGCGACTGGGCAAGTGGTCGGTAGCAGGGCAGTTGTATTGCCTGGCGCTGGCCGTGATTGGCAGCGGCATCCCGCTGGGCATGCTGGTGTACTGGCTGATCAAGGGCAGCTCGGCAGCCTTCCCGCTGGCCGAGATTGGCGAAGCTCTGTTCTCGTCTCTGTCACTGGCGCTGGGCGGTGCAGCGCTGTGCCTGGTGCTGGCGGTGCCGGTCGGATTGCTGGTGGTGCGCTACAAAGGCCCGCTGGCCATCTGGGCGGAGCGCTTGCCGTACCTGCTGCACGCCCTGCCGGGGCTGGTAATTGCCCTGGCGCTGGTGTATTTCGCCCTGCACTTCGTGCCAGCGCTGTACCAGACGTCCGCGCTGTTGCTGATTGCTTATGCGCTGCTGTTTTTGCCACTGGCGCAGGCGCCCATCCGCACCGCACTGAACAAGGCTGCTCCACAACTGGAAGAAGCGGCGCGGACCCTGGGCGCCACCTCGTTCTCGGCCTTTTGCCGGGTGACGCTGCCGATCATCTTTCCGGCGTTGGGGGCGGCATTTGCCCTGGTGTTTCTGGATGCGATGAAAGAACTGACCGCCACCTTGCTGCTCAGCCCCACCGGGCTTAACACCTTGGCGACGCAGGTTTGGTCGCACACTTCGAATATCGAGTTTGCAGCAGCGGCGCCTTATGCGGCGTTGCTGATTCTGGTGTCGGGGCTGCCGGTGTACTTGCTCACCACCAGGATGTATCTGAGCCGTTGA
- a CDS encoding methyl-accepting chemotaxis protein, translated as MAAAVNRFVDKLQPIVREAGDVAQRTGVEIGVMTLRNAGADAAAQLQRDEVAQSLHALSTMADDAQSESQAMQAALRQVVDIRQATDENTRTSAKVGGLIEALAGQVGEGAKVIERLAQQSEQIEVVLTVIHGIAEQTNLLALNAAIEAARAGETGRGFAVVADEVRALASKTQSSTGDIQAHIVALQQGAKEAVAAIGLAGRQADEGLAVLRGSVQLQKTVQASVEQVHSAIGDATRAAEHQAQGAYAVRGRVEVIHAQAERAAEAVTQTTASGKVLDGLAAQLKASLGQFRA; from the coding sequence ATGGCGGCGGCGGTCAATCGTTTTGTCGACAAGTTGCAGCCCATCGTGCGTGAGGCGGGGGATGTGGCCCAGCGTACTGGCGTGGAGATCGGCGTGATGACCCTGCGCAATGCCGGGGCTGATGCTGCCGCGCAATTGCAGCGTGATGAAGTTGCCCAGAGCCTGCATGCACTGTCGACGATGGCGGATGATGCCCAGTCGGAAAGCCAGGCGATGCAGGCGGCGCTCAGGCAGGTGGTCGATATCCGCCAGGCCACCGATGAGAACACCCGTACCTCGGCCAAGGTCGGGGGGCTGATCGAGGCGCTGGCCGGGCAGGTGGGCGAGGGGGCCAAGGTGATCGAGCGCCTGGCGCAGCAAAGCGAACAGATCGAAGTGGTCCTGACGGTGATTCACGGCATCGCCGAGCAAACCAATCTGCTGGCACTGAACGCGGCGATTGAGGCCGCGCGCGCGGGCGAGACGGGGCGCGGTTTTGCCGTGGTGGCTGATGAGGTGCGGGCACTGGCCAGCAAAACCCAAAGCTCCACCGGTGATATTCAGGCGCATATCGTGGCGTTGCAGCAGGGGGCCAAGGAAGCTGTGGCGGCCATTGGCCTGGCGGGGCGTCAGGCCGACGAGGGGCTGGCAGTGCTGCGCGGCAGCGTCCAGTTGCAGAAGACTGTGCAGGCATCGGTCGAGCAGGTGCATAGCGCGATTGGTGATGCGACCAGGGCCGCCGAGCATCAGGCCCAGGGGGCTTATGCGGTGCGTGGGCGGGTGGAAGTGATCCATGCCCAGGCCGAACGTGCGGCCGAGGCGGTGACCCAGACCACGGCCAGCGGCAAGGTGCTGGACGGGTTGGCGGCGCAGCTCAAGGCGAGTCTGGGGCAGTTCCGGGCGTAA
- a CDS encoding adenylosuccinate synthase, whose product MGKNVVVLGTQWGDEGKGKIVDLLTEHAAAVVRYQGGHNAGHTLVIDGEKTVLHLIPSGVLREGVQCLIGNGVVVAPDALLREIIKLEEKGVPVRERLRISPSCPLILSFHVALDQAREKARGELKIGTTGRGIGPAYEDKVARRGLRVGDLLNMPRFEAKLRELVDYHNFMLVGYYKEPAIDFDKTLAECKEYAELLKPLMLDVTAELHDLRRAGKDIMFEGAQGSLLDIDHGTYPYVTSSNTTAGGVATGSGVGPMFLDYILGITKAYTTRVGSGPFPTELFDDVGAHLAKQGHEFGATTGRARRCGWFDAVILRRAIDVNSISGICLTKLDVLDGLETINICVGYKDANGVDVAPTDADSYVGLQPVYEEVPGWTESTVGAKTLEELPANARAYITRVEELIGAPIDIISTGPDRNETIVLRHPFA is encoded by the coding sequence ATGGGTAAGAATGTCGTAGTCCTGGGCACCCAATGGGGTGATGAGGGCAAAGGCAAGATCGTTGATCTGCTGACCGAACATGCTGCCGCTGTAGTGCGTTACCAAGGTGGCCACAACGCTGGCCACACGCTGGTAATCGACGGCGAAAAAACCGTATTGCACCTGATTCCGTCGGGCGTGTTGCGCGAAGGCGTGCAATGCCTGATCGGCAACGGTGTCGTGGTTGCTCCCGACGCCCTGCTGCGTGAAATCATCAAGCTGGAAGAGAAAGGCGTACCGGTGCGCGAGCGCCTGCGTATCAGCCCGTCCTGCCCGCTGATCCTGTCGTTCCACGTTGCCCTGGATCAGGCGCGTGAAAAAGCCCGTGGCGAGCTGAAGATCGGTACGACCGGTCGCGGCATCGGCCCGGCTTACGAAGACAAGGTTGCCCGTCGTGGCCTGCGTGTTGGCGACCTGCTGAACATGCCGCGCTTTGAAGCCAAACTGCGTGAATTGGTGGATTACCACAACTTCATGCTGGTCGGTTACTACAAAGAGCCAGCCATCGACTTCGACAAGACCCTGGCCGAGTGCAAGGAATACGCCGAGCTGCTCAAGCCGCTGATGCTGGACGTGACTGCCGAGCTGCACGACCTGCGTCGCGCTGGCAAGGACATCATGTTCGAAGGCGCCCAGGGCTCGTTGCTGGACATCGACCACGGTACCTACCCGTACGTGACCAGCTCCAACACTACGGCTGGCGGCGTTGCTACCGGTTCGGGCGTTGGTCCTATGTTCCTGGACTACATCCTGGGCATCACCAAGGCCTACACCACTCGCGTAGGTTCGGGTCCGTTCCCGACTGAGCTGTTCGACGACGTCGGCGCTCACCTGGCCAAGCAAGGTCACGAGTTCGGTGCTACCACCGGCCGTGCCCGTCGTTGCGGCTGGTTCGACGCCGTTATCCTGCGTCGCGCTATCGATGTGAACAGCATCTCGGGCATCTGCCTGACCAAGCTGGACGTACTCGACGGCCTGGAAACCATCAACATCTGCGTAGGCTACAAAGACGCAAACGGTGTTGACGTTGCTCCGACCGACGCTGACAGCTATGTAGGCCTGCAGCCTGTGTACGAAGAAGTGCCGGGCTGGACTGAATCGACCGTGGGTGCCAAAACCCTGGAAGAGCTGCCAGCCAACGCTCGCGCTTACATTACGCGCGTAGAAGAGCTGATCGGTGCACCGATCGACATCATTTCGACTGGCCCGGACCGCAACGAGACCATCGTTCTGCGTCACCCGTTCGCTTAA
- a CDS encoding ATP phosphoribosyltransferase regulatory subunit, with amino-acid sequence MATVDRWLLPDGIEEVLPPEAARIEVARRQVLDLFQSWGYEFVVTPHIEYLESLLTGAGQDLDLRTFKVIDPQTGRQMGFRADITPQVARIDAHTLRREGPSRLCYAGSVLHAQPRALSSSRSPIQLGAELYGDASPSSDVEVISLMLAMLQLADVPDVHMDLGHVGIYRGLARAANLSVEVEQQLFDALQRKAIDEVTALTQGLSADLADMLQALVGLCGGHEVLAAARERLAKAPAQVLAALDDLVAIAEGLSVRFPQLPLYFDLGELRGYHYHTGVVFAVFVPGVGDSIAQGGRYDDIGAVFGRARPATGFSTDLKTLVTLGRAEVELPSGGIWMPDSTDAALWQQVCQLRSEGQRVVQALPGQQQAGALEADCDRQLIQQNGLWQVVPLVS; translated from the coding sequence ATGGCAACGGTAGACCGCTGGCTTTTGCCAGATGGCATCGAAGAAGTACTTCCACCTGAAGCTGCCCGCATTGAAGTGGCGCGCCGTCAGGTGTTGGATCTGTTCCAGAGCTGGGGCTATGAGTTCGTCGTCACCCCGCATATCGAATACCTGGAGTCCCTGCTGACAGGGGCCGGCCAGGACCTCGACTTGCGTACCTTCAAGGTGATTGACCCGCAAACGGGTCGCCAGATGGGCTTTCGTGCCGACATCACGCCGCAAGTGGCGCGCATCGATGCGCATACCCTGCGTCGTGAAGGCCCGAGCCGCCTGTGCTACGCCGGCAGCGTGCTGCATGCTCAGCCGCGTGCACTGTCATCCTCGCGCAGCCCGATCCAGCTGGGTGCCGAGTTGTATGGCGACGCAAGCCCGAGCAGCGATGTTGAAGTGATCAGCCTGATGCTGGCCATGCTGCAACTGGCCGATGTGCCGGATGTGCACATGGACCTGGGGCATGTTGGTATTTACCGTGGTCTGGCCCGTGCGGCCAACCTGTCGGTTGAAGTGGAACAACAATTGTTCGACGCCCTGCAACGCAAGGCGATCGACGAAGTAACGGCCTTGACCCAAGGCTTGTCGGCCGATTTGGCGGACATGCTGCAGGCATTGGTTGGTTTGTGTGGCGGTCACGAGGTTCTGGCTGCTGCGCGCGAGCGTCTGGCCAAGGCTCCGGCTCAAGTGCTGGCGGCGCTGGACGACCTGGTGGCGATTGCCGAAGGGTTGTCTGTGCGTTTCCCGCAGTTGCCGTTGTACTTTGACCTGGGCGAGTTGCGTGGGTATCACTACCACACAGGTGTAGTGTTTGCGGTATTTGTACCGGGCGTTGGGGACTCCATCGCCCAAGGCGGTCGTTATGACGACATTGGTGCTGTTTTCGGGCGTGCCCGGCCGGCAACCGGCTTTTCGACCGATTTGAAAACCCTGGTGACCCTGGGGCGTGCGGAAGTCGAGTTGCCGTCGGGTGGTATCTGGATGCCAGACAGCACTGATGCGGCACTCTGGCAGCAGGTTTGCCAGCTTCGCAGTGAAGGTCAGCGTGTGGTTCAGGCGTTGCCTGGGCAACAGCAGGCTGGTGCCCTGGAGGCAGACTGCGACCGCCAATTGATTCAGCAGAACGGCTTGTGGCAAGTAGTGCCACTGGTTTCTTGA